The Acidobacteriota bacterium DNA window GGGCCGGTCTGCCTTCCTCCGACCCGGCCCGCTTCGTGGCCCACGACGGCAAGCTCTACTTCAACGCCGAGGACCCGGCCCGGGGCAACGAGCTCTTCGTCAGCGACGGCACTCTGGCGGGGACTCAGATCGTCCTCGAGCAGGGCCAGGACGACAGCTCGGCTCCTCAGGATCTGGTGCGCCGCGGTGAGGATGTCTTCTTTCGGGCCGTCGACGACTCCACCAAGATGGCTATCTGGGCCAGCGACGGCACCGCTGCCGGCACCCGCCGCCTCGGCGGAGGCCAGGGCGATCTAGGCGGCTACAGCAAGCCGGAGGCGCTGGTGCAGGTGGGGGACTTCGTCTACTTCGCCGCGGACCGCACCGGCAGCGGTACCGAGATCTATCGCACCGACGGGACCTTCGCCGGTACCGTGCGGATTTCCAACATGAGCGGCGGCGCTCTCAACGAGATGATCTACAACGGTGGAAAGCTCTTCTTCGACCTCAACACCGGCGCCGGCCGCGAGCCCTGGGTGAGCGACGGCACCATGGCCGGGACCCAGATTCTCCTCGATATCAATCCCGGTTCCGACAGCTCCAACCCCCTGGGCTTTACGCCGTTGGGCTCCTCGGTGATCTTCCACACCCAGCCTCCCGGCTCCGACCCTCAGCTGTGGATCAGCGACGGCACGGCGGCGGGAACTTCCTTCTTCGCCGGCCTGGGCGGCGCCGCCGGCACCCGCCCCGAGGAAATGACCCCTGCCTTGGGCAAAGTCTTCTTCACCGCCAAGACCGGAAGCGGCCGCGAGCTGTGGGTGACCGACGGCACCGCCGCCGGAACCTCCTTGGTCAAGGACATCTATCCCGGCAACCAATTCGCTCCCGATCCCCAGAATCTCACCCCAGCCCTGGGAAGACTCTTCTTCATCGCCGACGACGGCACCAATGGCTATGAGGTCTGGTCGACGGACGGCACCAACGCTGGAACCCAGATGGTGGTGGACATCAATCCCACGGACTCGTTCGCGCGGCCGGTGATCCTGGGCGAATACAAGAGCAAGGTCTGGTTCGTCGCTTACGACGGTACCGATGCGAATCTCTACGCCACCGACGGCACCGCTCTAGGGACCACCTCGGTGGTCACCCTGCACCGCGATGCCGTCTACGGGACCCCCCGCGGGGGCCAGGTCTTCGACGACCTGCTGTACTTCTCCACCTGGACTCTCGCCGACGGCATCGAGCTGTGGGTGACCGACGGCACCACCGCCGGTACCACCTTGGTCAGCGATGTGGACTCCGGCAACCTCTCCTCCCAGCCCGAAGAGCTGACCGTCACCGAGGGCCTGCTCTTCTTCGCCGCCGCCGATTCGGCGGTGGGCCGCGAGCTGTGGGCCTTGCCGTCGGAGAATCTGATCTTCTTCGACGATCTGGAGACCGGCGACGCCTCCCGCTGGGACGATGAAACCCTCCTGGGGGCCACCACCAGCTACAACGCCGCCGCCGCCGACCGCGGCGAGACGGGGCTCGAGATCGCCCTCGACGCGGACAACGAGCGCGCCTTCCTCACCGACGAGACGCCGGACGGGGAAGACTTCTACCGCGTGCGCTTCCGCTTCAACCCCAACTCCATCACCCTGGCGGAGAACAAGCGCTTCAAGATCGTCAGCTCCCGCGCCGACACCGGCGAGCGCCTGTTCCAGACCATCGTGCGCTGGCGCATGGCGGAAGGCTTCTCCATCCGCGCCAAGGCCCACCGCAACGATCTCAATTGGGACGGCACCAGCTGGTACGCCCTGGCGGACGATTGGAGCGTGCTGGAAATCGCCTGGCGCCGCTCCTCTGGCCCCGGCGCCGCCGACGGCCTGCTGCGGCTGAGCATCGACGGCGTGCTGCAGGAAGAGGTCACCGGCATCGACAATGACAATTGGCCCACGGATTGGGTCCAATGGGGCATCGTCGGCGGCGTCGAGCCCGGCACCGACGGCAGCGTCTTCTTCGACGACTTCTCGTCGTGGCGGGGACCGGTGCCGTAAGGTCGGACCGCAGCACCAGCCGCTGCCCGCGGCTGAGATAGAGCGAGCCCGGGGGTCTTCTGATCTCCGGGCTCGTTGCGTTGATCGAGGAGAGCTCTGACGGCAGCGATAGACTCCAGCGCAGGAGCGAGCTGAAGAAAAACCGGAAGGGAGCTGAGCGTGGGAGACAAGCTGCGGATCGGAATCGTCGGTACGGGGTACATCGCTCAAGCGCTGGCGCCGGCGATGGGGGAGTCCCCGGAAGCGGAGCTGGTGGCGGTGGCGAGCCGGTCGGTGGGCCGGGCGGAGCAGTTCATTACCGAGCACGGTACGGGCGGGCAGGGAGCTGTGAAGGCCTTCGGGTCCTGGCGGGAGATGATTGCCTGGGACGGCCTCGACGCCGTCTACGTGGCCACTCCCACTTCGACCCGGGAGGAAATCGCTGTCGCGGCGGCGGAGGCGGGCCAGCACGTGCTGGCGGAAAAGCCCTTCGACGGCCTCGAATCCCTCCAGCGCATCACCACCGCCTGCCGCGAGCACGGCGTCGCCTTCCTCGACGCCACCCACTTTGTCCACCACCCGCGGACGGCACAGATCAAGAGTGAGGCTGAGCAGCGCATCGGCGAGCCCCTGGCGTTGCGTACGGCCTTCTTCTTCCCTAATCCGGACCGCACCAATATCCGCTTCGACCCTCGTCTCGAACCCACCGGGGCGTTGGGGGATATGGCCTGGTATTGCATGCGGGCGGCGGTGGAGTACCTGCCTGGGAGCTTCGAGGTCGAGAGTCTGCAGACCTCCCTGAGCCGGGATCTGGAGACGGGAGCGGTCGTGCGGGTCTCCGGTTCCATGCTCTTCGGGGACGGCACCACCACCACCTACGACGCCGGCTACGACGTCGGCGCGCTCGTCCAGGACCTGGACTTGCTGGGCACCGAGGGCGTGATCCATCTCGAGGACTTCGTTCAAGATTGGAAGCAGGGGGCGGGCTTCGATCATCCCGACCACGTCGTCGGCTTCACCCAGCGGCGCGCCCTGGCGCCGCCGGCGGAGTTCGCCTTTGTGCCCACCCCCAGCCAGCGCACCGCCCACAGCCTGATGATCGACGCCTTCGCAAGCCTCGCTCGCCATCCCGACCGCCAGGACCTCCAGGAGGCGAGCATCCGCGCCAGCGAGCGCACCCAGGGGCTTCTCGATGCGGCGTGGCGCGCCGGCGGCGGCTGAGGAGCGATCCCTGCCGGAACGGATCTCGGGTCTTCTCGCCCAACCTGGTACCCTGAGCGCTCTCTTGGCGCTGGCAGGGTGAGGGATCCCGCCGCCGCGCCGCTTCGGTGATCCACGCGGAGGATTCTGTCCATGTCGATGTTGCTCCCGCGCGCCCTGCGCGCTCTCGGTTCTTCTACGTCTGCTGTTTCCTTCCTCGGCCTCGTCGTCCTACTCGTCTCCGGTCTGGTGACGTCGGTGGTGAAGGCAGAAGCTCTCGCCTACTACCTGCCGGAGGGGGTCGAATACGACGCCTCGGTGCCGACACCGGCGTCGGTGTTGGGGTATGAGGTGGGGGAGCAGCACGTGCGGCCGGATCAGCTGGCCATCTACATGGCGGCGTTGGCGGAGAGCTCGAGCCGGGTGCAGCTGGAGGTTCAGGGGCGCACCCATGAATCACGGCCGCTGCTCTTGATGACCATTTCGACGCCGGAGAATCTGCAGCGGCTGGAAGAGCTACGCCAAGCTCATTTGGCAGCTTCCGGCGGGGAGGGGGAGTCCGGAGAGCTGACACCGGAGCGGTTGGAGAGCCTGCCGGCGGTCCTGTGGCTGGGGTACAGCATCCACGGGGACGAGGCCAGCGGCTCCAACGCTTCCATGCTCACCGCCTACCATCTGGCGGCGGGGCGCGGCGAGGCGGTGGAGGAGCTGCTGGAGAAGACCATCGTGCTTCTCGACCCGAGCCTCAACCCCGACGGCCTGGGCCGCTTCGCCCATTGGGCCACCATGCATCGAGGTGAGGTGCCGGTGGCCTCCCGCGACCATCGGGAGCACCGCCAGCCGTGGCCCACCGGCCGCACCAACCACTACTGGTTCGACCTCAACCGCGATTGGATGCCCTCTCAGCATCCCGAATCCCAGGCGCGGCTGAAGACCTACTACCGCTGGCGGCCTCACCTCCTGGGCGATTACCACGAGATGGGCAGCGACTCGACCTACTTCTTCCAGCCCGGCGTGCCCACTCGGGTCAATCCGTGGATTCCCGACGCCAACCAGCAGCTGACTCGCACCATCGCCGGCTACCACGCCCGCAAGCTGGACGATGCCGGGGTGCTGTATTACAGCGAGGAGTCTTTCGACGACTTCTACCCGGGCAAGGGCTCCACCTACCCGGACCTGGTGGGTAGCATCGGCGTGCTCTTCGAGCAGGCCAGCGCCCGCGGCCGGCTCCACGATACCCGCCGCGGAGCCATCTCCTTCCCCTTCACCATCCGCAACCAATTCCTCACCTCCCTCTCCATGCTGGAGGCGGCCCGGGAGCAGCGGGAGGAGCTGATCCGCTACCGCCGGGACTTCTACCGAGAGGCCCGGGAGGCCGGACGGCAGGACCCGGTGGGGGCGTATCTGGTCAGCTTTCCGGAGGATTCGACCCGGGCCAGGGAGTTCCTCCAGCTACTGCTGCGGCACCACATCGAGGTGCGCCCGCTGACCCGCACCGTCGAGGTGGCGGGCCAGCGTTTCGAGGCCGGGCAGAGCTGGGCGGTGCCGGTGGCGCAGAAGGCCTACCGGCTGGTCAAGGCGCTCTTCGAGGCGCGCAAAGAGTTTGAGGACAGCACCTTCTACGACGTCTCCGCCTGGACCTTGCCGCTGGCCTTCGACGCCCGCAGCGCCGAAGCGCGAGCCGGCGCTGTCCCTGGCGACGCCTGGGGCGAGCCGCTGCAGGAAGTAGAGGCCCGTTCGGGGAGCTACGAGGCCGATGCGCAGGCGGTGGCCTATGCGTTTTCCTGGCGCGATCACGGATCCATGCGGGCCCTGGGGCAGCTCCTCGGCGCTGGGGTGACGGCGCAGGTGGCCACCCGCGGCGTTTCCATCGATGGTGAAGAAGGTTCGACGGCTCTCGGTCCGGGAGCGGTGATCGTGCCCGTGCGCCGCGGTGCCGACGACCGCTCCCGCACCGAGGCGATCTTGGGCCAGGTGGCGGAGCAAGAGGGGCTGGACATCCTCCCTGTGGCCGGCGGCCTGACCTCCCGCGGGGAAGATTTGGGCAGCCCCACCATGATGCCCCTCACCGCTCCCAAGCCGTTGCTGGTGGTGGGCGGCGAGGTGGACACCTACGAGGCCGGCGAGCTCTGGCACCTCATCGACCACCACTTCCGCCTACCCCTGACGCTGGTGGAAATGGACCGCGTTGCGTCCATGGATCTCTCGTCCTTCACCCACGTGCTCTTGGTGAGCGGCAAATACGATGCCTGGGACGCCGAGGTGAGCGAGAAGCTCGAGAGCTGGGTGCGGAGCGGGGGAGTGCTGGTGGCCAGCAGCACCGCTGCCCACTGGGTGGGCAAGAGCGTGCTCGACCTGCCTGAGGCCGAGACGGCTCCCGAGCCCATGGCCATCCTGCCCAGTCCGGAGCAGGAGCTGGAGGGTGCCCCGCCGGCGGCTTCGGGAGATTCCGCCCAGCGCTACGCCGACTACGAGGCCACCCGTCAAGCCGCCACCATCTCCGGCGCAGTCTTCGCCGCCCGCATCGATACCACCCATCCCTTGGGCTTCGGTTTCGGCGACGAGGAGCTCCCGGTCTTCCGCACCGGCATCGAGCCCCTGGTCGCCACCGGCAACCCGTGGGAGACCGTTGCCGCCTACACCGAGGCCCCTCTCCTCGCCGGCTACGCCCCCGCCGATGCGCCGGCGCAGCTGGCGGGCACCCCCGCCGTCACCGCCCAGCGCCTGGACCGCGGCACGGTCATCCGGCTGGCCGACGACCCGGCCTTCCGCGGCTTCTGGTTCGGCACCCAGCGCCTGGTGGCCAATGCGCTCTTCTTCGGCAGGAGCGTCCGGCCGACGCCGGTGATCCGGTAGCGCTCTGCCGAGGACGAGCTATACTCGCCGGCGGAGGATATGCCGTGATGACATCGATCAACCCCCGCCGATACCCACCCCTGCTCACGGGCCTCGTTCTCGCCCTGGTTCTCAGTGTGGGAGCCGGTCGCCCGGCCGAGGCAGGAACCTGGAAGCGGCTGGACGTCGAAGAGACCGAGACCTACGCCCTGCGCTACCTGCCCACCGGCATCGATCCGGCGGAGCCGGCGCCGGTGGTGGTCTTTCTCCACGGCTCCGGGGCGACGCCCGGGCAGTGGAAGAGCACGCTGCAGCCGGTGGCGGAGCAGCTCGACGTGGTGCTGCTGGTGCCCAAATCCATCTCCGACTTGGGCTTCGGCGTCGGCGCCGACGACGCCACCATCGCCGGGGCGTTGGAGCTCTTGGAGCAGGAGCAGGCCCTCGACTCCCGCCGCATTTCCCTCGCCGGCCACTCCGCCGGCGGTGCCTATGCTCTGGTGCTGGCCTACGCACCGGGCTCCCGCTTCAGCGGCGCCCTCTCCCTCTCCGCGCCTTACCGCACCGTCCTCGAAGTGGCGGATCCGGACTACACGGCCCCCGCCTACCTCTACTACAGCACCGGCGACTTCAACTTCCAGGGCGCCTCCTACGAGGCACTGCGCCAGCAGCTGGAGCGCCTCGACGTCCCTCTCACCACGCGCATCGAGGAAGGCTTCGACCACAGCTCCTGGCCCGCCGACACCCTGCCCACGGGCTTCGAATTCCTCCTCCAGCAGCGCTACGGCGAAGGTCCCTGTGAGCCATCCCCCACCCGCCTCTGCCTGCGCGAC harbors:
- a CDS encoding Gfo/Idh/MocA family oxidoreductase, translating into MGDKLRIGIVGTGYIAQALAPAMGESPEAELVAVASRSVGRAEQFITEHGTGGQGAVKAFGSWREMIAWDGLDAVYVATPTSTREEIAVAAAEAGQHVLAEKPFDGLESLQRITTACREHGVAFLDATHFVHHPRTAQIKSEAEQRIGEPLALRTAFFFPNPDRTNIRFDPRLEPTGALGDMAWYCMRAAVEYLPGSFEVESLQTSLSRDLETGAVVRVSGSMLFGDGTTTTYDAGYDVGALVQDLDLLGTEGVIHLEDFVQDWKQGAGFDHPDHVVGFTQRRALAPPAEFAFVPTPSQRTAHSLMIDAFASLARHPDRQDLQEASIRASERTQGLLDAAWRAGGG
- a CDS encoding alpha/beta fold hydrolase; the protein is MTSINPRRYPPLLTGLVLALVLSVGAGRPAEAGTWKRLDVEETETYALRYLPTGIDPAEPAPVVVFLHGSGATPGQWKSTLQPVAEQLDVVLLVPKSISDLGFGVGADDATIAGALELLEQEQALDSRRISLAGHSAGGAYALVLAYAPGSRFSGALSLSAPYRTVLEVADPDYTAPAYLYYSTGDFNFQGASYEALRQQLERLDVPLTTRIEEGFDHSSWPADTLPTGFEFLLQQRYGEGPCEPSPTRLCLRDGRFAVDGDWRDRFGNTGVARVVQDKTGDSGMLWFFDAANWEVLVKVLRGCGVNGHYWVFAAATTNVEYTLRVTDLVAGETREYSNQLGVSSPAVTDTLAFGTCP
- a CDS encoding M14 family metallopeptidase — protein: MSMLLPRALRALGSSTSAVSFLGLVVLLVSGLVTSVVKAEALAYYLPEGVEYDASVPTPASVLGYEVGEQHVRPDQLAIYMAALAESSSRVQLEVQGRTHESRPLLLMTISTPENLQRLEELRQAHLAASGGEGESGELTPERLESLPAVLWLGYSIHGDEASGSNASMLTAYHLAAGRGEAVEELLEKTIVLLDPSLNPDGLGRFAHWATMHRGEVPVASRDHREHRQPWPTGRTNHYWFDLNRDWMPSQHPESQARLKTYYRWRPHLLGDYHEMGSDSTYFFQPGVPTRVNPWIPDANQQLTRTIAGYHARKLDDAGVLYYSEESFDDFYPGKGSTYPDLVGSIGVLFEQASARGRLHDTRRGAISFPFTIRNQFLTSLSMLEAAREQREELIRYRRDFYREAREAGRQDPVGAYLVSFPEDSTRAREFLQLLLRHHIEVRPLTRTVEVAGQRFEAGQSWAVPVAQKAYRLVKALFEARKEFEDSTFYDVSAWTLPLAFDARSAEARAGAVPGDAWGEPLQEVEARSGSYEADAQAVAYAFSWRDHGSMRALGQLLGAGVTAQVATRGVSIDGEEGSTALGPGAVIVPVRRGADDRSRTEAILGQVAEQEGLDILPVAGGLTSRGEDLGSPTMMPLTAPKPLLVVGGEVDTYEAGELWHLIDHHFRLPLTLVEMDRVASMDLSSFTHVLLVSGKYDAWDAEVSEKLESWVRSGGVLVASSTAAHWVGKSVLDLPEAETAPEPMAILPSPEQELEGAPPAASGDSAQRYADYEATRQAATISGAVFAARIDTTHPLGFGFGDEELPVFRTGIEPLVATGNPWETVAAYTEAPLLAGYAPADAPAQLAGTPAVTAQRLDRGTVIRLADDPAFRGFWFGTQRLVANALFFGRSVRPTPVIR